The Aureitalea marina genome includes a window with the following:
- a CDS encoding Ig-like domain-containing protein, which yields MKKLLTCLLFVCATAWAGNDKYRIIINDDPATTITIAWNQTSGSNPVVYYGTTDHGTNYLNYAFSKTVDRSVASRGMSNQFVRLTGLSPNTNYYFVIHDSEGTSSRFWFRTAPNDLSRLSFIAGGDSRNNRTPRQNANSLVSKLKPHAVFFGGDMTNADTNGEWQNWMDDWQLTTAADGRMFPIVAARGNHEGASVIYELFDTPDSDSYYAVTFGDNLVRAYTLNSEISVTGNQLTWLTNDLSANPDVIWKTAQYHKPMTPHTSGKSEGTDIYNAWAQLFYDEGVRLVVDCDSHTVKTTWPVRPDTGAGSELGFIQDDTRGTVYAGEGCWGAPTRVNDDDKVWTRDSGSFNQFKWIFVGTDRIELRTIRVDNAPSVGENTNTDPFAIPANLDIWNPSNGSLVTIYPVGDVPIVEFPEDTAQNYASGSNLELSVDILDDGAGLSNVEFYVDNSLVYTDTQAPYSFTNTYGVGSYKIRAVANATDGKSGSDAISINVGSFGGSDSVAISNGDDDIEEEEDGTMYFNSSDLEFVNDGGRGYQKIGLRFNSIDIPQGATITSARIQFTSDSFHDNANAEYNIYAEDEDHADPFGTADDDLTDRDMVSGAVNWTPPTWNVGSNGTAQRTPQLTSLLQQVVDRCNWASGNSVVFKIEGAGQSLTDPTAKRRARTYDDDPSYAAVLSFTYSYNSSEFGNLLDIAFEDMESNYTNGSNIDFDVDVRDLGAGIQQVQFLVNGSLVATDNTAPYQLTHSFGNGSHQVEAIATDACGDVSAMQYIHVGDITSTTISKRIEIGKDDVEEEEDGGMYSTSSDLEMVNNDNDGGRGNQKIGLRFNEIVVPQGATITDAYVQFRSDETNSVRAELLLYVQDAANAEAFGTEDYNVTNRDRVSGSVYWNPQLWSAVGQTGTDQRTSDISSLVQQVVDRCDWQSGNSVAVFIEGTGNSLTNANAKVVGDSYEGSSGNAPQLVITYSYDATDPSSTNVTRFTGGGWSNGTPDSASKVILTTDYDTTVEGGGFEACSLEILAGNTLTVQAGDYLDIQGDLVVNGNLIVKHQGIVVQDDNKASVINNGNIQVEVTTPNLLRADFMAVGSPMSSETRINVFAGVRNVQYHTPSNFIANSSVPGATNFADDNRNFWQHYTNGPLNSGEAYLIFPQDNPSGTVDLTFDRGTLNNGDVVVNKVYNGVGVNPNGTPNIYANPYASPISADDFLSANGLSNVYFWEHITAPSSGIPGPYSNNYSMDDISIYNDVSGGLAAANDGGGTTQPNGIISTAQGFGVLATSAGTVTFTNSMRRTSGNTTLRTQDLQLDRMWLRVSNDAYEYPLGSNTLIAYSPEATDGLDAGDTNRIDTSVSLYSLISGTNKALTIQSLEQFDQDDKISLGFSTLVEADLEYTIALTQVQGTQIGSRSIYLIDNLFGTVTDLTQEEYSFRSGASDQPGRFTVQFESQILSTAQIDLEAIGMYPNPTTGVLNIASPRTSINHVTIYDLQGREVKKLTDSKNMLQLDLSDLNSMIYMVRIETTSGITTKKLIKR from the coding sequence ATGAAGAAGTTATTAACCTGCTTATTATTTGTCTGTGCAACTGCATGGGCCGGAAACGATAAATACCGGATCATTATCAATGATGATCCTGCCACTACCATTACTATTGCGTGGAATCAGACTTCAGGTTCTAACCCGGTGGTGTACTACGGAACAACGGATCATGGTACAAACTACCTGAACTATGCCTTTAGCAAAACGGTAGATCGATCTGTTGCCTCCAGAGGGATGAGCAATCAATTTGTGAGACTCACCGGACTCAGTCCAAATACGAACTATTACTTCGTGATTCACGATTCGGAAGGGACCAGTTCTCGCTTTTGGTTCAGAACTGCACCTAACGATCTGAGCAGACTTTCATTTATTGCAGGAGGAGACTCCAGGAATAACAGAACACCTAGGCAAAATGCCAACTCCTTGGTTTCAAAGCTCAAGCCGCATGCGGTTTTCTTTGGTGGCGATATGACCAATGCGGACACCAATGGAGAATGGCAGAACTGGATGGACGATTGGCAATTGACCACGGCGGCAGATGGACGTATGTTCCCGATCGTGGCTGCAAGAGGTAATCACGAAGGAGCGAGTGTGATCTATGAATTATTTGACACCCCAGACTCCGATTCCTATTATGCCGTTACCTTTGGAGACAATCTGGTCAGGGCCTATACGCTTAATTCCGAGATCTCGGTAACCGGCAACCAATTGACCTGGCTTACCAATGACCTCTCGGCCAATCCGGATGTTATCTGGAAGACGGCTCAGTATCACAAACCCATGACCCCACATACATCTGGAAAATCTGAAGGTACAGACATTTACAATGCCTGGGCCCAGTTATTCTATGATGAGGGCGTCCGCTTGGTTGTCGATTGCGATTCGCACACCGTTAAGACAACTTGGCCGGTAAGACCTGATACTGGCGCGGGAAGTGAATTGGGCTTTATTCAAGATGATACGCGTGGAACCGTTTATGCCGGTGAAGGTTGTTGGGGAGCTCCAACAAGGGTCAATGACGACGACAAAGTTTGGACCCGTGATTCTGGTTCTTTCAATCAGTTTAAGTGGATATTTGTAGGTACCGACAGGATCGAATTGCGCACCATCCGCGTGGACAATGCGCCATCGGTGGGCGAGAACACCAATACAGACCCTTTTGCCATTCCAGCTAATCTGGATATTTGGAATCCTTCCAATGGAAGCTTGGTGACCATCTATCCTGTTGGAGATGTCCCAATTGTGGAATTTCCTGAGGACACGGCCCAAAATTATGCTTCCGGATCCAATCTGGAGTTGAGCGTCGATATCCTGGATGACGGAGCCGGATTATCCAATGTAGAGTTTTACGTTGATAACAGCCTGGTCTACACCGATACTCAGGCACCTTACTCTTTTACAAATACCTACGGTGTAGGTAGCTATAAGATTCGGGCAGTTGCCAATGCAACCGACGGCAAGTCCGGCAGTGATGCCATCTCTATCAATGTGGGAAGTTTTGGTGGATCAGATTCTGTGGCTATCAGTAACGGAGATGATGACATTGAGGAAGAAGAAGATGGTACGATGTACTTTAATAGCTCTGACCTGGAATTCGTTAACGACGGGGGCAGAGGATATCAGAAGATCGGATTGCGCTTCAATAGCATTGATATCCCACAAGGTGCGACCATTACTTCTGCCAGAATTCAGTTTACATCAGACAGTTTCCACGATAATGCCAACGCGGAATACAATATTTATGCAGAGGATGAGGACCACGCGGATCCATTTGGTACCGCAGACGACGATCTGACAGATCGCGATATGGTCAGTGGTGCTGTGAATTGGACTCCGCCTACCTGGAATGTAGGTTCAAATGGTACGGCTCAACGAACCCCTCAATTAACCAGTTTATTACAACAAGTGGTGGATCGATGTAATTGGGCGTCAGGCAATAGTGTCGTATTCAAAATTGAAGGTGCCGGACAGAGTCTGACCGACCCAACTGCTAAACGCAGGGCGAGAACCTATGATGACGACCCTAGCTATGCAGCTGTACTAAGTTTTACATATAGCTACAACTCCTCAGAGTTTGGTAATCTTTTGGATATAGCATTTGAGGATATGGAAAGCAACTACACCAACGGTAGCAATATCGATTTTGATGTTGATGTCCGTGATCTGGGGGCCGGAATACAACAGGTTCAATTCCTGGTTAACGGTTCACTAGTCGCAACGGATAATACGGCTCCATATCAGTTAACACACTCCTTTGGCAATGGTAGCCACCAAGTTGAAGCCATAGCCACCGATGCCTGTGGTGATGTAAGCGCTATGCAATACATCCATGTGGGAGATATCACTTCGACGACCATTTCTAAACGTATTGAAATAGGGAAAGACGATGTAGAAGAAGAGGAAGATGGTGGTATGTATTCGACCAGTTCGGATTTAGAGATGGTCAATAATGACAATGACGGAGGTCGAGGAAATCAAAAGATCGGCCTGCGATTCAATGAGATCGTGGTACCCCAAGGGGCCACCATTACCGACGCCTATGTTCAGTTCAGATCCGACGAGACCAATAGCGTGCGAGCAGAATTGTTGCTCTATGTGCAGGATGCGGCCAATGCCGAAGCATTCGGTACTGAGGACTATAACGTGACCAATCGGGATCGTGTAAGTGGATCAGTCTACTGGAATCCTCAGCTATGGTCGGCAGTAGGACAGACCGGTACAGACCAGCGTACGTCTGATATTTCTTCTCTGGTTCAACAGGTGGTGGATCGCTGCGACTGGCAATCCGGAAACAGTGTTGCGGTTTTTATAGAAGGAACGGGAAATAGTTTGACCAATGCCAATGCCAAAGTTGTTGGCGATTCTTATGAAGGTAGCAGCGGTAATGCGCCTCAATTGGTGATCACCTATTCCTACGATGCAACAGATCCGTCGAGTACAAATGTAACTCGATTTACAGGAGGAGGATGGTCCAATGGGACCCCAGATTCTGCTTCCAAAGTAATTTTGACCACAGATTATGACACCACCGTAGAAGGTGGTGGATTTGAGGCCTGCTCGCTTGAAATTCTTGCAGGAAATACCTTAACTGTACAAGCCGGGGATTATTTAGATATTCAAGGCGATCTAGTGGTCAACGGTAATTTGATCGTCAAGCATCAAGGTATAGTTGTTCAGGATGACAACAAAGCCTCGGTGATCAATAACGGTAACATCCAAGTAGAAGTGACCACTCCAAATCTATTGAGAGCAGACTTTATGGCGGTTGGTAGCCCTATGAGTTCGGAAACAAGGATCAATGTTTTTGCAGGGGTGCGTAATGTTCAATATCACACTCCATCTAACTTCATTGCCAATTCTTCTGTTCCGGGTGCCACTAATTTCGCCGATGACAACCGAAACTTCTGGCAACATTATACCAATGGGCCACTCAATTCGGGAGAGGCGTATTTGATCTTCCCTCAAGATAACCCCAGTGGTACAGTAGACCTGACCTTTGACAGAGGAACACTCAACAACGGTGATGTGGTAGTCAATAAAGTCTACAATGGTGTGGGAGTAAATCCAAACGGAACTCCAAACATCTACGCTAACCCTTATGCATCACCGATCTCGGCAGATGATTTCCTCTCTGCCAATGGATTGTCCAATGTGTATTTCTGGGAACATATTACGGCGCCTAGTTCCGGTATACCAGGGCCTTACAGCAACAATTATTCCATGGATGATATTTCCATTTATAACGACGTATCCGGTGGATTGGCAGCGGCCAATGATGGTGGTGGGACTACACAGCCCAATGGCATCATCTCGACGGCTCAAGGTTTTGGTGTCCTGGCGACCTCCGCTGGTACGGTGACATTTACCAATAGCATGCGTCGCACCTCGGGTAATACAACCCTGAGAACCCAAGACCTGCAACTGGATAGAATGTGGTTGCGGGTTAGCAATGATGCCTATGAATATCCGTTGGGTAGCAATACCTTGATAGCCTATAGCCCAGAGGCAACCGATGGCCTGGATGCGGGAGATACCAACAGGATAGATACTTCAGTGTCGCTCTATAGTCTGATCAGCGGCACCAACAAGGCATTGACCATTCAATCCTTGGAGCAATTTGACCAGGATGATAAGATCTCATTGGGCTTCTCGACCTTGGTAGAGGCAGACCTGGAATACACCATTGCGCTGACCCAGGTACAGGGTACTCAGATTGGAAGTCGCTCTATTTATCTGATCGACAACTTATTTGGAACGGTCACGGATCTGACCCAGGAGGAATATAGCTTCAGATCAGGGGCAAGTGACCAACCGGGAAGGTTTACCGTGCAATTTGAGTCACAGATCTTGTCTACGGCACAAATCGACCTGGAGGCCATAGGTATGTATCCTAACCCGACAACTGGTGTGCTGAACATAGCATCACCTCGCACATCCATCAACCATGTAACGATCTACGATCTGCAAGGTAGAGAGGTGAAAAAGTTGACGGATTCTAAGAATATGCTTCAATTGGATTTGTCCGATCTAAATTCAATGATCTATATGGTCCGGATCGAGACCACATCCGGTATTACGACTAAAAAATTAATCAAAAGGTAA